In Primulina huaijiensis isolate GDHJ02 chromosome 16, ASM1229523v2, whole genome shotgun sequence, a single genomic region encodes these proteins:
- the LOC140961857 gene encoding ubiquitin-like modifier-activating enzyme 5 — MESELKDLLGDLHALRDSLPDPLYQALADKMHTLVVRLSTTEKVGAVQRSKIKDMSAEVVDSNPYSRLMALQRMGIVENYERIRKFSVAIVGIGGVGSVAAEMLTRCGIGRLLLYDYDKVELANMNRLFFRPDQAGMTKTDAAVQTLSDINPDVVLESYTLNITTVQGFETFMSSLKDKSFCPDKEGSGVDLVVSCVDNYEARMVVNQACNELNQTWMESGVSENAVSGHIQLLIPGETACFACAPPLVVASGVDEKTLKREGVCAASLPTTMGIVAGLLVQNTLKYLLKFGNVTPYLGYNALKDFFPTMEMKPNPQCSNAACLERQKDYSSAKPARDAAARAKMEAEELLEPECLHEDNEWNISVVDDSDVQGSASNSGNLPEGLVHELPSADEFQTHSASQETTDTVTDLEDLRRQLEALNHS, encoded by the exons ATGGAGTCAGAACTGAAAGATTTGTTAGGTGATCTCCATGCGCTCAGAGATTCTTTACCTGATCCACTCTATCAAGCTTTAGCTGATAAG ATGCATACACTTGTTGTGCGACTTTCTACAACGGAAAAGGTTGGGGCTGTTCAGCGTTCCAAAATCAAG GATATGAGTGCAGAGGTGGTTGATAGCAACCCTTATAGCAGGCTCATGGCACTTCAAAGGATGGGAATCGTGGAAAACTATGAAAGAATACGGAAATTCTCAGTCGCCATAGTT GGTATAGGTGGTGTTGGCAGTGTTGCTGCTGAAATGCTAACAAGGTGTGGTATCGGTCGCCTTTTGTTGTACGATTATGATAAAGTGGAGTTAGCTAACATGAACAGACTTTTTTTCCGTCCAGATCAG GCTGGTATGACTAAAACAGATGCTGCCGTTCAGACTCTTTCAGACATAAACCCTGATGTTGTGCTTGAG AGCTATACATTGAACATCACAACTGTGCAAGGTTTTGAAACATTTATGTCAAGTTTAAAAGATAAATCATTTTGTCCTGACAAAGAAGGTAGTGGAGTTGATCTTGTTGTCAGCTGCGTGGATAATTATGAAGCAAGGATGGTGGTAAATCAG GCTTGCAATGAGTTGAATCAGACATGGATGGAGTCTG GTGTGTCCGAGAATGCTGTTTCCGGTCACATACAGTTGTTGATTCCTGGTGAAACTGCCTGTTTTGCATGTGCACCTCCCTTG gTTGTAGCATCAGGGGTTGATGAAAAAACCTTAAAACGTGAAGGGGTTTGTGCTGCATCTTTACCTACTACAATG GGAATTGTCGCTGGGCTTCTTGTACAGAATACACTTAAATACTTGCTGAAGTTTGGAAATGTCACCCCTTATCTG GGTTACAACGCCCTCAAAGACTTCTTTCCAACGATGGAAATGAAGCCCAACCCTCAATGTTCTAATGCTGCTTGTTTGGAGAGACAG AAAGACTACAGTAGTGCAAAGCCAGCCAGGGATGCTGCGGCTAGAGCCAAGATGGAGGCCGAAGAATTATTGGAACCCGAGTGTCTCCATGAAGATAATGAATGGAATATAAG TGTTGTTGATGACAGTGATGTACAAGGTTCAGCTTCCAATTCAG GTAATCTGCCAGAGGGTCTTGTTCATGAGCTTCCGAGCGCCGATGAGTTTCAGACACATTCCGCTTCTCAAGAAACCACAGACACTGTTACTGACCTGGAAGATCTGAGAAGACAGCTTGAAGCCCTtaatcattcataa